A stretch of Hydrogenothermus marinus DNA encodes these proteins:
- a CDS encoding M24 family metallopeptidase, with product MANINKVFEKIKKEELDAFLFSSPANVFYLSRFKSSNAYVVLTDKEKYFFTDFRYFEGAKEKLKDWDVILLKQGLKELKEFLSQFNKIGFEKDKFTISFYEKFIENTDLKDKLIGYEGFLNEIRMIKTEEEINIIRKAVLKIDNVYKKILSHLHFDIVCRKTELDVRRQIINYIFEEGGTGESFPAIVASGKHSAIPHWETSNSPIERNTLLLIDMGMIYEGYCSDFTRTLAIGEVDEELKKIYEIVKEAHLAATEVIKAGIPIKEVDLAARKVIEKAGYGEYFIHSTGHGIGVEIHEEPRIYKNNEDILKENTVFTIEPGIYLPNKGGVRLENIVVCRKDKAEVLTTTPLDFVKI from the coding sequence ATGGCTAATATAAATAAAGTTTTTGAAAAAATAAAAAAAGAAGAACTTGATGCATTTTTATTTTCATCACCTGCTAATGTTTTTTATCTTTCCAGATTTAAATCTTCAAATGCTTATGTAGTTTTAACTGATAAAGAAAAATATTTTTTTACAGATTTTAGATATTTTGAAGGTGCGAAAGAGAAACTAAAAGATTGGGATGTAATTCTTTTAAAACAAGGACTAAAAGAACTTAAAGAATTTTTATCTCAATTTAATAAAATCGGTTTTGAGAAAGATAAATTTACAATCTCATTTTATGAAAAGTTTATAGAAAATACTGATTTAAAAGACAAGTTGATAGGATATGAAGGTTTTTTAAATGAAATTAGAATGATAAAAACAGAAGAAGAGATAAATATTATAAGAAAAGCAGTTTTAAAAATAGATAATGTTTATAAAAAAATCCTTTCACATCTTCATTTTGATATTGTTTGTAGGAAAACAGAACTTGATGTTAGAAGACAGATAATTAACTATATATTTGAAGAAGGAGGAACAGGGGAAAGCTTTCCTGCTATAGTGGCATCTGGAAAACATTCAGCAATTCCTCACTGGGAAACTTCAAACTCACCTATTGAGAGAAATACTTTACTTCTTATAGATATGGGAATGATTTATGAAGGATACTGCTCTGATTTTACAAGAACATTAGCAATTGGTGAAGTAGATGAAGAATTAAAAAAAATATATGAAATAGTAAAAGAGGCACACCTTGCAGCTACAGAAGTTATTAAAGCAGGAATACCTATAAAAGAAGTAGATTTAGCGGCAAGAAAAGTAATAGAGAAAGCAGGTTATGGAGAATATTTTATTCATTCTACAGGGCATGGAATAGGTGTTGAAATTCACGAAGAACCAAGAATTTACAAAAATAATGAAGATATTTTAAAAGAAAACACAGTTTTTACAATTGAACCGGGTATTTATCTTCCAAACAAAGGTGGTGTAAGACTTGAAAATATAGTTGTTTGCAGAAAAGACAAAGCAGAAGTTCTAACAACTACACCTTTAGATTTTGTAAAAATATAA
- a CDS encoding undecaprenyl-diphosphate phosphatase produces MTVIDSIILGIVEGITEFLPVSSTGHLILTSSLLGIQQTDIHKAFEVSIQLGSILAVIFIYYEKIFHSKELWKRLIIAFLPTGALGFILYKLIKSLFSPVITSIMLIIGGIIFILVELFYKEKEHHLADVEKIPYTKAFLIGVFQSLAMIPGTSRSGATIIGGLLLGLKRKTAAEFSFLLAVPTMIVATTYDTLKHINEYHFDNWIILGTGFITAFIFALITIKLFLRFISTHNFIPFGIYRIIIGILFLVLLEKGLIS; encoded by the coding sequence ATGACAGTTATTGATTCTATAATTTTAGGAATAGTTGAAGGTATTACAGAGTTTTTACCTGTTTCTTCTACAGGACATTTAATTCTTACTTCTAGTTTATTAGGAATACAGCAAACAGATATTCATAAAGCTTTTGAAGTTTCTATTCAACTTGGTTCTATATTGGCAGTTATTTTTATTTATTATGAGAAGATATTCCATAGTAAAGAGCTTTGGAAAAGATTAATAATTGCTTTCTTACCTACTGGAGCTTTAGGATTTATTTTATACAAATTAATTAAAAGCCTATTTAGTCCCGTAATTACAAGCATCATGTTAATCATAGGTGGAATTATTTTTATACTTGTTGAACTATTTTATAAAGAAAAAGAACATCATTTGGCAGATGTTGAAAAAATTCCATACACAAAAGCTTTTCTTATTGGTGTCTTTCAGTCTTTGGCTATGATACCTGGTACCTCAAGATCTGGTGCAACCATAATAGGAGGATTACTACTTGGATTAAAAAGAAAAACAGCAGCAGAATTTTCTTTTTTACTTGCAGTTCCAACAATGATTGTAGCTACTACATATGATACTTTAAAACATATAAATGAATACCATTTTGATAACTGGATAATACTTGGTACAGGATTTATTACTGCTTTTATATTTGCTTTAATTACAATAAAACTATTTTTGAGATTTATCTCTACCCATAACTTTATACCTTTCGGAATTTATAGAATAATTATTGGAATTTTATTCTTGGTTTTATTAGAAAAAGGTTTAATTAGTTAA
- the acnA gene encoding aconitate hydratase AcnA: MNKSDFTKSLSVNGKDYTVYSLEKLQEAGIGNIERLPFSIRVLVENLLRNFDGKVVTEEHVKNIANWQKKYETPVEIPHHPARVLMQDFTGVPGVVDLAAMRDAAKELGIDPKKVNPLVPVDLVIDHSVQIDFFGTEDAYKKNLELEYKRNKERYQLLKWAQNAFDTLRIFPPGSGIIHQVNLEYIAQVVMEKDGVLFPDSLVGTDSHTTMINGLGVIGWGVGGIEAEAVMLGQPYYMKIPEVVGVKLTGELPEGATTTDLVLTITQKLREVGVVEKFVEYFGEGVKKLSLPDRATIANMSPEYGATMGFFPVDEETINFLKLTNRKEAAERAEKYTKENMLFYTGNETPEYSEVIEIDMSKVEPSLAGPARPQDRVALKDMKKTFVDLLNCNYNREIDDIKEITAFEDEAGKDLEVGECRIHKGKKVAKINLDGEEVVIGDGSVVIASITSCTNTSNPSVLIGAGILAKKAVEKGLDVKPYVKTSLAPGSRVVEGYLKKAGLLEYLEKLKFNIVGFGCTTCIGNSGPLHPEIEKAIKENDLVVSAVLSGNRNFEARIHPDVKANWLASPILVVAYAIAGRTDIDLTTEPLGKDKDGNPVYLKDIWPSQDEINNILNQVLTADIFEEKYKNILDGDEYWQALEAPTGEIFEWDPKSTYIRKAPYFDGFSVEVNPPKDIKGARVLELLGDSVTTDHISPAGKIPEDYPAGRYLIEHGVKPEEFNSYGSRRGNHEVMVRGTFANVRIKNKLVAPKEGGYTLKLPEKEEMFVYDAAVKYAEEGTPLIVLAGKEYGTGSSRDWAAKGTQLLGVKAVIVKSFERIHRSNLVGMGVLPLQFKEGEGWEELGLDGTETYEIFGIEDIAPGKELKVRATKENGEVVEFNVITRLDTVVDVEYFKNGGILPLVLRKIAKS; encoded by the coding sequence ATGAACAAGTCTGACTTTACAAAATCTTTATCTGTAAATGGCAAAGATTATACAGTTTATAGTCTTGAGAAACTTCAAGAAGCAGGAATTGGAAATATTGAAAGACTTCCATTTTCAATAAGAGTTTTAGTTGAAAATTTACTCAGAAATTTTGATGGAAAAGTAGTAACTGAAGAGCATGTAAAAAATATTGCAAATTGGCAAAAAAAGTATGAAACACCAGTAGAAATTCCTCATCATCCTGCAAGGGTTTTAATGCAGGACTTTACAGGTGTACCTGGTGTAGTTGATCTTGCAGCAATGAGAGATGCGGCAAAAGAACTTGGAATTGATCCAAAAAAAGTTAATCCTCTTGTACCTGTTGATCTTGTTATTGATCACTCAGTACAGATTGATTTTTTTGGAACAGAAGATGCTTATAAGAAAAATCTTGAACTTGAATATAAAAGAAATAAAGAAAGATACCAACTTTTAAAATGGGCTCAAAATGCATTTGATACATTAAGAATATTCCCTCCAGGAAGTGGAATTATCCATCAGGTTAACCTTGAGTATATAGCTCAAGTTGTTATGGAAAAAGACGGAGTATTATTCCCTGACTCACTTGTTGGTACAGATTCTCATACTACAATGATTAACGGACTTGGTGTAATTGGATGGGGTGTTGGTGGAATTGAAGCAGAAGCAGTAATGCTTGGACAACCTTACTATATGAAAATACCAGAAGTTGTTGGAGTTAAATTAACAGGAGAACTCCCTGAAGGAGCTACTACTACTGATTTAGTGTTAACTATTACTCAAAAATTAAGAGAAGTTGGAGTTGTTGAAAAATTTGTTGAATACTTTGGGGAAGGTGTTAAAAAACTTTCTTTACCTGATAGAGCTACTATTGCAAATATGTCTCCGGAATATGGAGCTACAATGGGATTCTTCCCAGTTGATGAAGAAACAATTAATTTCTTAAAGCTTACAAATAGAAAAGAAGCAGCAGAAAGAGCAGAAAAATACACTAAAGAAAACATGCTTTTCTATACAGGAAATGAAACTCCTGAATATTCAGAAGTTATAGAAATAGATATGTCAAAAGTAGAACCTTCTTTAGCAGGACCTGCAAGACCTCAAGATAGAGTGGCATTAAAAGATATGAAAAAAACTTTTGTTGATTTATTAAACTGTAATTACAATAGAGAAATAGATGATATAAAAGAAATTACTGCTTTTGAAGATGAAGCAGGAAAAGATTTAGAAGTTGGAGAATGTAGAATACATAAAGGTAAAAAAGTAGCTAAAATAAATTTAGATGGTGAAGAAGTTGTAATTGGTGATGGCTCTGTAGTTATAGCATCTATTACTTCTTGTACAAATACTTCAAACCCATCTGTATTAATTGGTGCAGGAATTCTTGCTAAAAAAGCAGTAGAAAAAGGACTTGATGTAAAACCTTATGTAAAAACATCTTTAGCACCTGGATCAAGAGTTGTAGAAGGATACCTTAAAAAAGCAGGACTTTTAGAATATCTTGAAAAACTTAAATTTAATATTGTTGGTTTTGGTTGTACTACATGTATTGGTAATAGTGGACCTTTACATCCAGAAATAGAAAAAGCAATTAAAGAAAATGATCTTGTAGTTTCTGCAGTACTTTCAGGAAATAGAAACTTTGAAGCAAGAATACATCCAGATGTAAAAGCTAACTGGCTTGCATCTCCTATACTTGTAGTTGCTTATGCAATAGCAGGAAGAACAGATATAGACTTAACAACAGAACCTCTTGGAAAAGATAAAGATGGAAATCCAGTTTACTTAAAAGATATATGGCCTTCTCAAGATGAAATAAACAACATATTAAATCAAGTATTAACTGCAGATATATTTGAAGAAAAATACAAAAATATATTAGATGGTGATGAATATTGGCAAGCTCTTGAAGCACCAACAGGAGAGATTTTTGAATGGGATCCAAAATCTACATATATCAGAAAAGCTCCATATTTTGATGGATTTAGCGTAGAAGTAAATCCTCCAAAAGATATTAAAGGAGCAAGAGTATTAGAACTTCTTGGAGATTCAGTAACTACTGATCATATCTCACCTGCAGGTAAAATACCGGAAGACTATCCAGCAGGAAGATATTTAATAGAGCATGGAGTAAAACCAGAAGAATTTAACTCATATGGCTCAAGAAGAGGAAACCATGAAGTAATGGTAAGAGGTACTTTTGCAAATGTTAGAATTAAAAATAAACTTGTAGCTCCAAAAGAAGGTGGATATACATTAAAACTTCCAGAAAAAGAAGAAATGTTTGTATATGATGCGGCAGTAAAATATGCAGAAGAAGGTACTCCATTAATTGTTCTTGCTGGAAAAGAGTATGGAACAGGTTCTTCAAGGGACTGGGCAGCAAAAGGTACACAACTTCTTGGAGTAAAAGCAGTTATTGTTAAATCTTTTGAAAGAATCCATAGATCAAACCTTGTTGGAATGGGTGTTTTACCACTTCAGTTTAAAGAAGGAGAAGGTTGGGAAGAGCTTGGACTTGATGGAACTGAAACTTATGAAATTTTCGGAATAGAAGATATAGCACCTGGAAAAGAACTTAAAGTTAGAGCTACAAAAGAAAATGGAGAAGTTGTTGAATTTAATGTAATTACAAGACTTGATACAGTAGTAGATGTAGAATACTTTAAAAACGGTGGGATATTACCACTTGTTTTAAGAAAAATAGCTAAATCTTAA
- a CDS encoding ribonucleotide-diphosphate reductase subunit beta gives MKNLKFIGKTSVRDNIRLTENPKYPVFKTLYTKQKKAVWFPEELNIQQDVLDYKSLTPTEKDLFESAVGYFASSELLVQNVLGNGFFPVLTDPYAKMSFTAQMFMEDIHSDFFEIIINSFDMDRKRVYNITLEDKLLNEKQELIIRAVDRITYGKADPDTLEGKKQILTSILLNNIIQEGLFFYSAFAHFFAMKDTGKMKNIVSGVELVLIDESLHLQNGIEAILTIVEENPEIVDDIKFVENIRDTIIDAVELELNYLKTKFGGTTIFGVSYKELEQYMKYIADRRLEELGFDPQFKIDRNPLKFLQKEDVKKLTNFFEVSSTEYTNF, from the coding sequence ATGAAGAATTTAAAATTTATCGGAAAAACATCAGTTAGAGATAATATAAGACTTACTGAAAATCCAAAATACCCAGTTTTTAAAACATTATACACTAAACAGAAAAAAGCAGTATGGTTTCCTGAAGAGCTTAATATTCAACAAGATGTCCTTGATTATAAATCACTGACACCAACAGAAAAAGATTTATTTGAAAGTGCAGTTGGATACTTTGCATCATCAGAGCTTTTAGTACAAAATGTTTTAGGAAATGGATTTTTCCCAGTATTAACAGACCCATATGCAAAGATGTCTTTTACTGCACAGATGTTTATGGAAGATATTCATTCAGACTTTTTTGAAATAATAATAAACTCATTTGATATGGATAGAAAGAGAGTTTATAACATAACCCTTGAAGATAAACTTTTAAATGAAAAACAAGAGCTTATAATTAGAGCAGTTGATAGAATTACATATGGAAAAGCAGATCCAGACACATTAGAAGGTAAAAAACAGATTTTAACTTCTATACTTTTAAATAATATTATCCAAGAAGGCTTGTTCTTCTATTCAGCATTTGCGCATTTCTTTGCAATGAAAGATACAGGAAAAATGAAAAATATAGTTTCAGGAGTAGAACTTGTATTAATAGATGAATCTTTACACCTTCAAAACGGAATAGAAGCAATATTAACAATAGTAGAAGAAAATCCAGAAATAGTAGATGATATAAAATTTGTAGAAAATATAAGAGATACAATAATAGATGCAGTAGAACTTGAACTAAACTACTTAAAAACTAAATTCGGCGGCACAACAATATTTGGAGTTTCTTATAAAGAATTAGAACAATATATGAAATACATAGCAGACAGAAGACTTGAAGAACTTGGCTTTGACCCTCAATTCAAAATAGATAGAAATCCACTTAAGTTTTTACAAAAAGAAGATGTCAAAAAATTAACAAATTTCTTTGAGGTATCAAGTACTGAGTATACTAATTTCTAA
- a CDS encoding ribonucleoside-diphosphate reductase subunit alpha, which yields MQRIVVKRDGTEEKFQMKKLINAIFALFDGMDLPDDWEIAFRIAKELDLKIPERVTTEELDFLVLKAIEQLIPNHYIYDTLATRQLKKIINRKIERRFKSFKEALEYGVKEGLYKEDILNFDLNKIENAIDYSRDDLLDYFGLTTLKDRYFTKDRNGEIIEKPQWFFMRVALGIGNNEEEVIKIYNKISKLEYLHSTPTLYNSGTITHQYSSCYVNVISDSLESIMDKAKETAFLAKYAGGVGTDITRIRATGSPIKSLNAKSSGVIPFIKIFDTIVNAIQQGGRRRSSQVMYIQPWHMDIEAFLDLRETTGNPYFRTPSLNTALWMPDEIMRRIKEGEPLYLFDPAECPELVESWGEDFAKKYNECIKKAESGQLRLWKKLDSREWFRRYLFKLAKTGHPWLTFKDRHNENNPCPQYSVINSSNLCSEISIPNSPESTAVCTLASVNLAKHIDKEKKDIDWDKLKDTIETMVLALDNILDKNFYPSEESKKNTMDLRPLGIGLMGFAETLVELGIAYDSDEAVQFAEKVAKFMRDTAYAKSEELAKERGPFPHYEEMKQKGNPYPYPPRRNAVLLAIAPTASISIIAGTTSSIDSYFSNVYSRDTLSGKFIVVNKQLMKKLEELDMWNEEMAEKIKADGGSIQYIEELDGKINKELFKGAYEIHPKRQIDIAAAFQKYIDQAVSKSIYIEEDLRDDMFDIYMYAWEKGLKSTYYCFIDKTIKGEKYTQKVNKRGTRRGFGLVKERVKNQEEDIQHLEKMAREKYGDEVVDKVKSGNIEACPTDPLLNKICPSCE from the coding sequence ATGCAAAGAATAGTTGTAAAAAGGGATGGAACAGAAGAAAAATTTCAGATGAAAAAACTTATAAATGCAATATTTGCACTTTTTGATGGTATGGATCTACCTGATGACTGGGAAATAGCATTTAGAATTGCTAAAGAACTTGATTTAAAGATACCTGAAAGAGTTACAACAGAAGAGCTTGATTTTTTAGTTTTAAAAGCTATAGAACAGTTAATACCAAATCATTATATTTATGATACTTTAGCAACAAGACAGCTTAAAAAGATAATAAATAGAAAGATAGAAAGAAGATTTAAATCTTTTAAAGAAGCTCTTGAGTATGGAGTAAAAGAAGGATTATATAAAGAAGATATTTTAAATTTTGACTTAAATAAAATAGAAAATGCTATAGATTATTCAAGGGATGATCTTCTTGATTATTTTGGACTTACTACATTAAAAGATAGATATTTTACAAAAGACAGAAATGGAGAAATTATAGAAAAGCCTCAATGGTTTTTTATGAGAGTAGCTCTTGGAATAGGAAATAATGAAGAAGAAGTAATAAAAATCTATAATAAAATATCAAAACTTGAATACTTACACTCAACACCTACCCTTTATAACTCTGGAACTATTACACACCAGTACTCTAGTTGTTATGTAAACGTCATAAGTGACTCTCTTGAATCAATAATGGATAAAGCTAAAGAAACTGCATTTTTAGCAAAATATGCAGGTGGTGTTGGAACAGATATTACAAGAATAAGAGCTACAGGTTCACCTATAAAATCTTTAAATGCAAAATCTTCAGGAGTAATACCTTTTATAAAAATATTTGACACAATTGTAAATGCTATACAACAAGGCGGTAGAAGAAGAAGCTCACAAGTAATGTATATACAACCTTGGCATATGGACATAGAGGCATTTTTAGATTTAAGAGAAACTACAGGAAATCCTTACTTTAGAACGCCTTCATTAAATACTGCTCTTTGGATGCCTGATGAAATTATGAGAAGAATAAAAGAAGGAGAGCCTCTATATCTTTTTGATCCAGCAGAATGTCCAGAACTTGTTGAATCTTGGGGAGAAGACTTTGCTAAAAAATACAATGAATGTATTAAAAAAGCAGAATCAGGCCAATTAAGATTATGGAAGAAATTAGATTCAAGAGAATGGTTTAGAAGATATTTATTTAAACTTGCAAAAACAGGACATCCATGGCTAACATTTAAAGACAGACATAATGAAAACAACCCTTGCCCGCAATATTCAGTTATAAACTCTAGTAATCTTTGCAGCGAAATCTCAATTCCGAATTCACCGGAAAGCACCGCAGTGTGTACTTTAGCGTCTGTTAATCTCGCTAAACATATAGATAAAGAGAAAAAAGATATAGATTGGGATAAATTGAAAGATACCATAGAAACTATGGTATTAGCCCTTGACAATATTCTTGATAAAAATTTTTATCCTTCTGAAGAATCTAAGAAAAATACAATGGACTTAAGACCTCTTGGTATTGGATTAATGGGATTTGCAGAAACCCTTGTAGAACTTGGAATTGCCTATGATAGTGATGAAGCAGTGCAGTTTGCAGAAAAAGTAGCTAAATTTATGAGAGATACTGCTTATGCAAAATCAGAAGAGCTTGCAAAAGAAAGAGGCCCATTCCCACATTATGAAGAAATGAAACAAAAAGGAAATCCATATCCATATCCACCAAGAAGAAATGCAGTACTTCTTGCAATAGCACCTACAGCATCTATTTCTATAATAGCAGGAACTACATCTTCTATAGATAGCTATTTTTCTAATGTTTATTCAAGGGATACCCTTTCAGGTAAATTCATAGTTGTAAATAAACAGCTTATGAAAAAACTTGAAGAACTTGATATGTGGAATGAAGAAATGGCAGAAAAAATAAAAGCAGATGGTGGTTCTATCCAGTATATAGAAGAACTTGATGGAAAGATAAACAAAGAACTATTTAAAGGAGCTTATGAAATTCATCCAAAAAGACAGATAGATATAGCAGCTGCTTTCCAAAAATATATAGATCAAGCAGTTTCAAAATCTATTTATATAGAAGAAGATTTAAGAGATGATATGTTTGACATTTACATGTATGCTTGGGAAAAAGGTTTAAAATCAACATATTATTGCTTTATTGATAAAACAATTAAAGGAGAAAAATATACTCAAAAAGTAAACAAAAGAGGCACAAGAAGAGGATTTGGATTAGTAAAAGAAAGAGTAAAAAATCAGGAAGAAGATATCCAACATCTTGAAAAAATGGCAAGAGAAAAATACGGTGATGAAGTAGTAGATAAAGTAAAATCAGGGAATATAGAAGCTTGCCCAACAGACCCACTTTTAAATAAAATCTGCCCAAGTTGTGAATAA
- a CDS encoding DUF7487 domain-containing protein codes for MDLLILAKQLTPRGLGIKLSKNPNLKKELYKLTSFLPEDIPQSIRIWCLKNDILSEDKVPKCPVCGKLPAYSTGQFRTYCSKRCAQLDKEKFLKKYGVEHHLKLESVKEKRKKTVLQKYGVENIGIITREKAKKTTLKKYGVDNYTKTAEYKIKAKKTSLKKYGTTHPMKSTTIKEKVLVALKKNRKEITEKTKQSLLEKYGVETPMHIPHVKEKVLENYKYKVWERLLIRLKKHNIKPLFDYEFYKKINVKDRNRFPFLCLKCGNKFLDHLDNGNIPLCPVCTKTQTKPERVITKFLKEKSIRFETGNRKILKSLEIDIYVPDRKIAIEVNGIYYHTYENLIKLRNLSPKQAKNYHRLKWILATEKGIRIIQFWDSEIINKKDIVFSIIGSALGLNKKIYAKNCKIEKIGEKQAYEFFIENHIYNQPILAKNYALVFNGEILQVISIGKARFGLDGYEIYRIATKNGFNVIGGTGKLIKYVLKDLAIKKLYSYVDLRLFTGKSLEKLGFKRIKITKPDYYYTKDYINLVQREWFMKSKTGISEKLFAEKNGYKKIYGVGNALYLLET; via the coding sequence ATGGATTTATTAATACTTGCTAAACAGCTTACACCAAGAGGATTAGGGATAAAACTGTCTAAAAATCCAAACTTAAAAAAAGAACTTTATAAACTTACTAGTTTTCTTCCTGAAGATATACCACAGTCTATTAGAATATGGTGCTTAAAAAATGATATATTATCAGAGGATAAAGTTCCTAAATGTCCTGTTTGTGGTAAGCTTCCTGCTTACTCTACGGGACAGTTTAGAACATACTGCTCAAAAAGATGTGCTCAACTTGATAAAGAAAAATTTTTAAAAAAGTATGGTGTAGAACATCATTTAAAGCTTGAATCAGTTAAGGAAAAAAGAAAAAAAACTGTTCTTCAAAAATACGGAGTAGAAAATATAGGAATTATTACAAGAGAAAAAGCAAAAAAAACAACATTAAAAAAATATGGCGTAGATAACTATACAAAAACAGCAGAATACAAGATAAAAGCTAAAAAAACTTCTTTAAAAAAGTATGGAACAACTCATCCTATGAAATCTACGACTATAAAAGAAAAAGTTTTGGTAGCTTTAAAGAAAAATAGAAAAGAAATAACAGAAAAAACTAAACAATCATTATTAGAAAAATATGGTGTAGAAACACCTATGCATATTCCTCATGTAAAAGAAAAAGTATTAGAAAATTACAAATATAAAGTATGGGAAAGATTATTAATAAGACTAAAAAAGCATAATATAAAACCTTTGTTTGATTATGAATTTTACAAAAAGATAAATGTAAAAGATAGAAATAGATTTCCATTTTTATGTTTAAAATGTGGTAATAAATTTTTAGATCATTTAGACAATGGAAACATTCCTTTATGTCCTGTATGTACAAAAACTCAAACAAAACCTGAAAGAGTAATAACAAAATTTTTAAAAGAAAAATCAATAAGATTTGAAACAGGAAATAGAAAAATTCTAAAGTCTCTTGAAATAGATATTTATGTTCCAGATAGAAAAATAGCTATTGAAGTAAATGGAATTTATTATCACACTTATGAAAATCTTATAAAACTTAGGAATTTATCACCAAAACAAGCAAAGAATTACCATAGACTAAAATGGATTTTAGCAACAGAAAAAGGTATAAGAATAATTCAGTTTTGGGATAGTGAGATTATTAACAAGAAAGATATAGTTTTTAGTATTATAGGTTCAGCTTTAGGGTTAAATAAAAAGATTTATGCTAAAAACTGTAAAATAGAAAAAATAGGAGAAAAACAAGCTTATGAATTTTTTATAGAAAATCATATATATAATCAACCTATCTTAGCTAAAAATTATGCTTTAGTTTTTAATGGAGAAATATTACAAGTAATATCTATTGGAAAAGCAAGGTTTGGACTTGATGGATACGAGATTTATAGAATAGCTACTAAAAACGGATTTAATGTTATTGGAGGAACTGGGAAACTAATAAAATATGTTTTAAAAGATTTAGCTATAAAAAAACTTTACTCTTATGTTGATTTAAGACTTTTTACAGGAAAAAGTTTAGAAAAGTTAGGCTTTAAAAGAATAAAAATTACAAAGCCTGATTATTACTATACAAAAGATTATATAAATCTAGTACAAAGAGAATGGTTTATGAAATCTAAAACAGGTATTTCTGAAAAGTTATTTGCAGAAAAAAATGGATATAAAAAAATATATGGTGTAGGTAATGCTTTATATTTATTAGAAACTTAA
- a CDS encoding cation:proton antiporter codes for MEVDVSQVFLVLFLILVSAKIFGEIFAYLRIPPVLGEVFAGLILGPSFLNIVQPSEILKILAEIGIILLLFEVGLETDIKKLKDAGKKSVIVAIIGALVPFVLGFLISYYVLNLSLIVSLFIGGTLTATSIGITVRVLKDINKHKTDVAQIVIGAAVIDDILGVVLLVMIYDFVITGTVNIYTTLRMILLIAVFFALAPVIANIISKLIHIYDKKFRKVEGFIPSIIISLILIFAYLSHKFGAPEILGAFTAGLALSRRFFLPFGASFQSDPKFLEKIESQIKPIIHLFTPIFFVMVGVSINLKVINLSSYDFWIISLVLLLIAVVGKMIGAFLLRNLSLLKKSIVGFAMVPRGEVGLIFAELGRTTDILNPVIYAILVFVIVITTLIPPFILKYLFRREE; via the coding sequence ATGGAAGTTGATGTTTCTCAAGTATTTCTTGTTTTATTCTTAATATTAGTATCTGCAAAGATTTTTGGTGAGATTTTTGCTTATCTTAGGATACCTCCTGTCCTTGGTGAAGTGTTTGCAGGACTAATATTAGGTCCTAGTTTTTTAAATATTGTGCAGCCATCTGAAATACTTAAAATATTAGCAGAGATAGGTATTATTCTCCTTCTTTTTGAGGTTGGTCTTGAAACAGATATAAAAAAACTAAAAGATGCAGGGAAAAAATCTGTCATTGTAGCAATTATTGGAGCTTTAGTTCCTTTTGTATTAGGATTTTTAATTAGCTATTATGTCTTAAATTTATCATTAATAGTTTCTTTATTTATAGGTGGTACTTTAACAGCTACAAGTATTGGAATAACAGTTAGAGTATTAAAAGATATAAATAAACATAAAACAGATGTTGCTCAAATAGTGATAGGAGCTGCTGTAATTGATGATATATTAGGTGTTGTTTTACTTGTTATGATATATGATTTTGTTATTACAGGAACAGTAAATATATATACAACTTTAAGGATGATTCTCCTTATCGCTGTTTTCTTTGCTCTTGCTCCAGTAATAGCCAATATAATATCTAAGCTAATTCATATTTATGATAAAAAATTTAGGAAGGTAGAAGGATTTATACCTTCAATAATAATATCTTTAATTTTAATTTTTGCATATTTATCACATAAATTTGGAGCACCAGAAATACTTGGAGCTTTTACTGCGGGACTAGCTTTATCAAGAAGATTTTTCTTGCCGTTTGGGGCATCCTTTCAATCAGATCCTAAATTTTTAGAAAAGATAGAATCACAGATAAAACCTATAATACATCTATTTACACCTATATTTTTTGTGATGGTTGGTGTTTCTATAAATTTAAAAGTAATAAATCTAAGTTCATATGATTTTTGGATTATATCCTTAGTTTTATTATTAATAGCAGTTGTAGGAAAGATGATAGGTGCTTTTTTATTAAGAAACCTTTCTTTATTAAAGAAAAGTATAGTAGGTTTTGCTATGGTTCCAAGAGGAGAAGTTGGCTTAATTTTTGCGGAACTTGGTAGAACAACTGATATACTAAATCCAGTAATATATGCCATATTAGTATTTGTTATTGTTATAACTACATTAATACCACCATTTATTCTAAAGTATTTATTTAGGAGAGAAGAATGA